The window gtgtgttgtgtcattGTAGTGCAGGCTGGAGTATTCACGTGTACCTCTAGCCttgccatgtaaataattgTAAATAAGTTAACCAGTGGCGGTCActttttttgttcctttgcTGTATAACTTTCACTGTCGCAGCCTAGTAGGCGTGAGAAGCCGTTTTCTTTTGTTGAacaagttttctcctgtttttcgttAGATAGTTAGGTAAGtgacttgtcttttgttttggcttctttttattttggtgtagGGAAGACTAGGGATTGTTTTATAGggagttttgtttattgttttggcattgctcactgctgatgaaaataaatggctgcttaaatactttaaaaaggtgTCGTTGTTGGGGTTTGTGCGTGGGTGGGAAGTGAGTGGGGCAACTATTTGTTACGTTTATTTACTTGCCGGGACCAGAACGTAACATATTGGGGGCTCGTctcttttgtgttctttttgtgGCTTGTTTTCTTGGTTGGCGGTTTTTTCTTGTGtgggggggtgtgtgtgtgtgtgtgttaggatgGAGTTTAAGTTGGAGGACTTCACTCTGAGCCCGTCTGCGGAGAAGTTGGACAGGTGTAAAAAGGCTGACCTCTTGCTTGTTGCTGAATTCTTTGATGTGACTGTGCCGTTGACTGCGAAGAAGAAAGAGCTTAGGGAGCTCCTGTGTGTCCAGTTGACGGACAGGGGGTTGTTTGGTGAGCCGGGTCCTGCAGGGGGGGTTGAGCTGGGGGCTGTTGCTGGTGTTTCTGCCCCACTGAAAAATCTCCCTTTTCCACCTAGCCCTTCTGTGGAGGAGCTGCGGTTAACGCTGCGCATTAAGGAGGTGGAGCTAAAGAAACAGCAGTTGGAGGTGGACGCTATGCACTTGAGGATCAGGGCTCTGGAGGTAGAGAGGGGAGCCTCTGTGTCTGCCAGCCCTCCTGTACCTCGGTTAGCCCCGCAGTCACCATCCCCGCAGGTACCCTCCCCGGAGTCATCATCCCCGCAGGTACCCTCCCCGGAGTCATCATCCCCGCAGTCGCCATCTCCGCAGCCACCGGCCCCGATGCCAGGTGGTGGCTTTGATGTGAGTAAACACATCAAAATGGTGCCGGCGTTTCGGGAAACTGAGGTGGATTCGTATTTCACAGTGTTTGAACGTATCGCAGGTGCGCTGCACTGGCCAAAGGATGTGTGGTCTCTTTTACTCCAATGTAGATTGGTGGGGAAAGCTCAAGAGGTATGCACCGCTCTTTCTCTGGAGGACAGTTTTGACTATGATACGGTGAAGGCTGCTGTCCTGCGCGCTTACGAGCTTGTGCCAGAGGCTTACAGGCAGAGATTTAGGGATGGGAAAAAATCCGCCAACCAGACCTATGTGGAGTTtgccagagaaaagaaaactctgTTTGATAAGTGGTGTCATGCTACAGAAGTAAAAACCTTGGAAGACCTGCGTGAGTTGGTGACGTTAGAAGAGTTTAAAAATCAACTACCAGACACTGTGGTAACCTACTTAAACGAACAGAAGGTTACGACTCTCGCCGCTGCTGCTATACGGGCTGATGAGTTTGTGTTGACACATAAAGTGGTGTTTTCGGCTCCTGCTCACAGTTTTCCGTCTTCCGGTGGCCCGCCCCGATGGTCTCCAAGGGGCACCCGCCGTGCCATCCCCTCATCCGTTGAGAACCGCGTGTGTTTTTTTTGCCATGAGCAGGGACACCTTATTGCGGTTTGCCCTgctctgaagagaaaagaaatgaccAGGGAGGGTACATCTCCTTCCCCAATAAACCTTCTACAGACAAACTCTCCTACTTGGGGGGAGGTGATGGCACCCGAAATTGATAAAGTAGATAAGGAGTTTAAGCCGTTTGTGTCAAACGGTTTTGTTTCCTTGATAGGAGAAGATCGGCGGACTCCTGTCCGTATTTTGCGAGACACTGGTGCGAAACAGTCGCTCATTCGTGAGGGGGTCTTACCGTTTTCAGCTCAATCCTGTTGTGGGGCGGATGTGTTAGCCTGGGGAGTTAGGATGTGTGTAATACGGGTTCCTTTACACTTGGTGCAGCTTTCGTCTCAGTTTTTGTCTGGTGAGGTTAAGCTTGGGGTGCGACCCCAGTTACCAGTTGCAGGTATTGACATCATCTTGGGAAACGACCTAGCTGGCGGCACAGTTTTTCCGTCGCCAGAAGTAGTCGATATACCACTTACAGATAACAGTGGTTTCGATCGTGCCACATCAAAGGCTGTTCAAACCGTCAGTGTAAAGACATTTAGGCAGAGGAGAGGTGCGAGTGGAtcccagcaacagcagcagcagaatagGAGGCAGCCCAAGGGGACGAGAAGAACAAATATTCAAACCACAAGGGTCGCTGAAGCCACCATGCAATCAGACCCAAGTAGATTCACTTTTCAGGACAGTCAGCAGCAAAATGCTGAAACCAGGCCACCTGCTAGAAAAAGACAAGGATTCAGAGGTGGACGCCAGTGTTTTGGGGGCGGGTGCAGTGCTCGTGCAGGAGGATGAAAATGGCATTGACCAcccagtctgtttcttttctagaACATTTCTAAAACAGCAACCAGCGCCTCATGCGTTGGTCCTTACTCCTACAGGATTTCAACATTGAGATCCGATATATAAGAGCTTAGAGAATGTTATGGCTGATGCCCTCTCTAGGTCGTAAATCAAACATCTTTGTGTGGGGTtggatgtttgattttttttgggtgggggaaACTGTTATGACCCAGTGATGTGCTTGTTGGTGTTGTGCCTCCCACCGGAGGATGGTGGcggtattttcccttttttctctcctaGGAGGTGGACACCTGGGCGTGGCTGCTAGGTATCTGGGTGGAGTCTCTACACACCTTCCGACTGGATAATTGATGGACCACCTCCAGTACTTAACGTCCGGATGACAGTCACCTGGGAGTGCTGTTTGGAACTCCGTTGACTCGGTCACAGagttgtgtgttgtgtcattGTAGTGCAGGCTGGAGTATTCACGTGTACCTCTAGCCttgccatgtaaataattgTAAATAAGTTAACCAGTGGCGGTCActttttttgttcctttgcTGTATAACTTTCACTGTCGCAGCCTAGTAGGCGTGAGAAGCCGTTTTCTTTTGTTGAacaagttttctcctgtttttcgttAGATAGTTAGGTAAGtgacttgtcttttgttttggcttctttttattttggtgtagGGAAGACTAGGGATTGTTTTATAGggagttttgtttattgttttggcattgctcactgctgatgaaaataaatggctgcttaaatactttaaaaaggtgTC of the Maylandia zebra isolate NMK-2024a linkage group LG10, Mzebra_GT3a, whole genome shotgun sequence genome contains:
- the LOC112435382 gene encoding uncharacterized protein LOC112435382, which encodes MEFKLEDFTLSPSAEKLDRCKKADLLLVAEFFDVTVPLTAKKKELRELLCVQLTDRGLFGEPGPAGGVELGAVAGVSAPLKNLPFPPSPSVEELRLTLRIKEVELKKQQLEVDAMHLRIRALEVERGASVSASPPVPRLAPQSPSPQVPSPESSSPQSPSPQPPAPMPGGGFDVSKHIKMVPAFRETEVDSYFTVFERIAGALHWPKDVWSLLLQCRLVGKAQEVCTALSLEDSFDYDTVKAAVLRAYELVPEAYRQRFRDGKKSANQTYVEFAREKKTLFDKWCHATEVKTLEDLRELVTLEEFKNQLPDTVVTYLNEQKVTTLAAAAIRADEFVLTHKVVFSAPAHSFPSSGGPPRWSPRGTRRAIPSSVENRVCFFCHEQGHLIAVCPALKRKEMTREGTSPSPINLLQTNSPTWGEVMAPEIDKVDKEFKPFVSNGFVSLIGEDRRTPVRILRDTGAKQSLIREGVLPFSAQSCCGADVLAWGVRMCVIRVPLHLVQLSSQFLSGEVKLGVRPQLPVAGIDIILGNDLAGGTVFPSPEVVDIPLTDNSGFDRATSKAVQTVSVKTFRQRRGASGSQQQQQQNRRQPKGTRRTNIQTTRVAEATMQSDPSRFTFQDSQQQNAETRPPARKRQGFRGGRQCFGGGCSARAGG